Proteins from one Ipomoea triloba cultivar NCNSP0323 chromosome 1, ASM357664v1 genomic window:
- the LOC115996044 gene encoding uncharacterized protein LOC115996044, with the protein MGVKMMRWRPWPPLISKKFDVKLVVRRLENLGDGGDWVQEGAGACDGASVEIRWKGPPRIALSSFRKTMKRNCTREERFKIGPDGAVLVEWDEEFQSACNLSAHRDNVFHPWEISFTVLLNGFQGAKNKAPTFGIASVNLAEFAAKTEEKEFDINIPLAVLGCSSESHPSLYVSLSLLELRAAQDSVESLQRPVVSATSPPRLGESSSTEKNELSALKAGLRNVKIFTEYVSTRKAKKPCREDDGSDGRCMRSDEGEYAYAFDSESLDEFEEGEPEDGKEDCAIRKSFSYGTLAYANYAGVSFYSNRRISAGDEDFVYYSNRRSYVGSQMEDPIASVPVPPVVLQSKRSILPWRKRKLSFRSPISKGEPLLKAYGEEGGDDIDYDRRQLSSDECVPFGWHKAEEDSIANRSSVSEFGDDSFAVGCWEQNEITSRDGNMKLQARVFFASIDQRSESAAGESACTALVAVIAEWLQSNRDLMPIKSQFDTLIREGSLEWRNLCQDETYRERFPDKHFDLETILQAKIRSISVVPGKSFIGFFHPDGMEDGRFDFLQGAMSFDNIWDEISSAGSECANGEPQVYIVSWNDHFFVLKVEPEAYYIIDTLGERLYEGCNQAYILKFDKDTTIYQLPAPSPQENGISNPDEGSIDSKAVPGLEEPMKTDEKEEILCHGKESCKFYIKNFLAAIPIRELQADIKKALISSTPLHHRLQIEFHFTHLQQ; encoded by the exons ATGGGGGTGAAGATGATGAGGTGGCGGCCATGGCCGCCGCTAATTTCCAAGAAATTCGACGTGAAGCTTGTTGTGCGGAGGCTTGAGAATCTGGGAGATGGGGGGGATTGGGTGCAGGAGGGTGCAGGCGCTTGTGATGGGGCTTCAGTGGAGATCAGGTGGAAAGGGCCCCCCAGGATTGCGTTGAGCTCCTTCAGGAAGACGATGAAGAGGAACTGCACCAGAGAAGAGAGGTTCAAGATTGGCCCAGACGGCGCCGTTTTGGTCGAGTGGGATGAGGAGTTCCAGAGCGCGTGTAATCTCTCCGCCCACAGGGACAATGTCTTTCACCCCTGGGAGATCAGCTTCACTGTATTGTTGAAT GGGTTTCAAGGTGCTAAGAATAAGGCGCCTACTTTTGGAATAGCCAGCGTAAACCTTGCCGAATTTGCTGCCAAGACAGAAGAGAAGGAATTTGACATAAATATCCCGTTAGCCGTTTTGGGGTGTTCGTCAGAGTCTCACCCCTCTCTCTAC GTATCGCTTAGCTTATTGGAACTAAGAGCTGCACAAGATTCGGTTGAGTCACTTCAGAGGCCTGTGGTGTCCGCCACATCTCCACCGAGGTTGGGAGAAAGCTCATCAACCGAGAAAAATGAGCTTTCTGCATTAAAAGCTGGGCTCAGAAACGTGAAGATATTTACCGAGTATGTGTCAACAAGGAAAGCTAAAAAACCTTGCCGAGAAGATGATGGCTCTGACGGCAGATGCATGAGAAGCGACGAGGGTGAGTATGCATATGCTTTTGACTCCGAGTCACTCGATGAATTCGAGGAAGGGGAACCAGAAGACGGCAAGGAGGACTGTGCAATAAGGAAGTCATTTAGTTATGGCACGTTGGCCTATGCCAATTACGCAGGAGTATCGTTTTATTCTAATAGAAGGATCAGTGCCGGAGATGAGGATTTTGTTTACTATAGCAATCGCAGATCATATGTAGGCTCACAGATGGAGGACCCGATTGCTTCTGTTCCAGTGCCGCCAGTGGTTTTGCAATCAAAGCGTAGTATCTTACCTTGGAGAAAGAGGAAGCTGAGCTTCAGGTCCCCGATATCTAAAGGGGAGCCATTACTGAAGGCGTATGGGGAAGAAGGTGGAGATGACATTGACTACGATCGTAGACAGCTCAGTTCTGACGAATGTGTTCCTTTTGGG TGGCATAAGGCCGAGGAAGATTCCATTGCAAATCGATCTTCGGTGTCGGAGTTTGGTGATGATAGTTTCGCTGTAGGCTGTTGGGAACAGAATGAAATAACGAGTCGGGATGGAAACATGAAACTTCAAGCGCGGGTTTTCTTTGCTTCCATTGATCAGCGAAGTGAAAGCGCTGCAGGAGAAAGTGCATGCACGGCACTTGTTGCCGTGATTGCTGAATGGTTGCAGAGCAATCGTGATCTCATGCCTATTAAGTCACAGTTCGATACCTTGATCCGAGAGGGCTCTTTGGAATGGAGGAATCTTTGTCAGGACGAAACTTACAGGGAAAGGTTTCCCGACAAGCATTTTGACCTCGAGACTATCCTTCAAGCCAAAATTCGTTCAATATCTGTTGTTCCAGGAAAGTCTTTCATCGGGTTTTTTCATCCGGATGGCATGGAAGATGGAAGATTCGACTTTTTGCAAGGCGCTATGTCATTCGACAATATTTGGGATGAGATTAGCAGTGCAGGATCAGAGTGTGCTAACGGTGAACCCCAGGTTTATATCGTCAGTTGGAACGACCACTTTTTTGTCCTCAAGGTTGAGCCCGAAGCTTACTATATCATTGATACTTTAGGTGAGAGGCTCTACGAGGGCTGTAATCAGGCTTACATACTGAAGTTTGACAAGGATACAACTATCTATCAACTGCCAGCACCATCACCGCAAGAAAATGGTATTAGCAATCCAGACGAGGGTTCTATAGACAGCAAAGCTGTTCCAGGGCTCGAGGAGCCGATGAAAACTGATGAGAAAGAGGAAATTCTGTGTCATGGGAAAGAGTCATGCAAGTTCTACATCAAGAACTTTTTGGCTGCAATTCCTATTCGAGAACTGCAGGCAGACATCAAGAAAGCTCTGATAAGCTCAACGCCTCTTCATCACCGGCTTCAGATCGAATTTCACTTCACCCATTTACAGCAATAA